The following coding sequences are from one Xiphophorus couchianus chromosome 22, X_couchianus-1.0, whole genome shotgun sequence window:
- the six2a gene encoding homeobox protein SIX2a: protein MSMLPTFGFTQEQVACVCEVLQQGGNIERLGRFLWSLPACEHLHKNESVLKAKAVVAFHRGNFRELYKILESHQFSPHNHPKLQQLWLKAHYIEAEKLRGRPLGAVGKYRVRRKFPLPRSIWDGEETSYCFKEKSRSVLREWYTHNPYPSPREKRELAEATGLTTTQVSNWFKNRRQRDRAAEAKERENSENSNSNSHNPLSSSMNGNKTLLGSSDDDKTPSGTPDHTSPSPALLLGSNAGLPSLHGLAPPPGPSAIPVPGGADSVHHHHSVHHDTILNSMSSNLVDLGS, encoded by the exons ATGTCCATGCTCCCGACGTTTGGTTTCACGCAGGAGCAAGTCGCGTGTGTCTGCGAGGTCCTCCAGCAAGGGGGGAACATCGAGCGGCTGGGGCGCTTCCTCTGGTCCCTGCCGGCCTGCGAGCACCTCCACAAGAACGAGAGCGTCCTCAAGGCGAAAGCCGTGGTCGCCTTCCACCGGGGCAACTTCCGAGAGCTCTACAAGATCCTGGAGAGTCACCAGTTCTCGCCGCACAACCACCcgaagctgcagcagctgtggcTCAAGGCGCACTACATCGAGGCGGAGAAGCTGCGGGGCCGCCCGCTAGGGGCCGTGGGGAAGTACCGCGTCCGGAGAAAGTTCCCGCTGCCCCGCTCCATCTGGGACGGAGAGGAGACGAGCTACTGCTTCAAGGAGAAGAGCCGGAGCGTGCTGCGGGAGTGGTACACCCACAACCCGTACCCGTCCCCGCGGGAAAAGAGGGAGCTGGCCGAGGCCACGGGACTCACCACCACGCAGGTCAGCAACTGGTTCAAGAACCGGCGGCAGAGAGACCGGGCGGCGGAGGCGAAGGAGAG GGAAAACAGCGAGAACTCCAACAGCAACAGTCACAACCCACTATCTTCTTCCATGAACGGAAATAAAACTCTTTTGGGGAGCTCGGACGACGACAAAACGCCTTCGGGGACACCGGATCACACGTCACCGAGTCCAGCCCTGCTCTTGGGCTCGAACGCCGGCTTACCGTCCCTGCACGGCCTCGCGCCCCCTCCGGGACCCAGCGCGATCCCGGTGCCCGGCGGCGCAGACTCGGTGCACCATCACCACTCGGTGCACCATGACACTATACTAAACTCTATGTCTTCTAACCTCGTGGACCTCGGCTCttaa